The genomic DNA GATTTGAATATTGAAGAAGAATTGGCAACCAAATTACTACAAAAATATAAAAGTGTTAGAAAAACGATAGAAGCATATAAAACTGAAGTTAAATAATTGAATAGTTAAAAATGATAGTAAAAGAAAGACTAAAAGCATTAGATGTTTTAAGGGGAATCACTATAGCTGCAATGATTTTGGTGAATACACCAGGTAGTTGGTCTTATGTATATTGGCCTTTATTGCATGCGAAATGGCATGGTTTTACACCAACAGATGCCGTTTTTCCTTTTTTCTTATTTATTGTTGGTGTTTCTATTCATTTTGCCTTTAAAAATTTTAAGCCAAAAGAAAACCCGAAGGCATTAAAGAAGATTATCAAAAGAACCTTTATCATTTTTGCAATAGGACTATTTTTAAACCTCTATCCTAAATTTAATTTTGAAACGGTTCGATATTTCGGAGTTTTACAGCGTATTGCGCTTGCTTACGGAATTGGTGCTTCCATTTGTTTGCTCTTCAATAAAAGAAGCCTAATCTATGTTACCGCCAGTATTTTAATAATTTACTGGGGATTGTTATATTTCCTTGTTCCAGAAAATCCGTTTGAACCACAAACCAATTTAGTGGGTAAAATAGACTTGTATTTATTTGGGTCAAATCATATTTGGAAAGGTCTGGGTTTTCCTTTCGATCCTGAAGGTTTATTGTCTACATTGCCTTCTATTGCAACTGTTCTTATAGGTAGTTTGACAGGAGGTTTTTTAAGTAAACCAACAGACATCACTCTTAAAATAAAAAGACTTTTAATTTATGGATTCAGTCTTGTAGTGTTGGGATATGTCTGGAGTTTTGTGTTTCCTATAAATAAATCGCTTTGGTCAAGTTCTTTTGTGTGTTTTTCCGCAGGTTTTGCAATGCTACTATTGGCGTTTTTAATATGGCTTATTGATGTGAAAAAATACAACTCCTGGTCTCAACCATTTATACATTTTGGTACAAATTCATTGTTTATTTTTGTTTTCTCTGGTTTGTATATAAAAACAATGATTTATTTGGTGAAAATTACAAATGCACAAGGTGAAACTACAAGTGGTTTAAATTATATATATCAAAATATATTTGTTCCAATTGCTGGAAATATGAACGGGTCGCTATTATTTGCAATTGCTCATATTCTCTTTTTTTGGTGTCTAGTCTATATTTTGTTTAGAAAAAAAATATTTATAAAAATTTAATTCATAAAAAATGAAAAAATCAGTTTCTATCTTTTTAGCCTTATTAGCAATGATTTTTAGTTGTGACAAAAAACAAACTAAAAGCAATATCTCAGAAAATACAAACCAAACAAAATGGGTAGATAGTATTTATAATACAATGACTCTTAAAGAAAAAGTAGGACAGCTATTTATGATTGCTGCGTATTCAAATAAAGAGGAAAGTCATACAGATACCATTCAAAAACTGATAAAAGAAAACGCAATTGGCGGACTCGTCTTTTTTCAAGGAGGCCCTGTAAGACAAGCAAAGCAAACAAACTTATACCAATCGACTTCGAAAGTACCTTTGTTAATTGCAATGGATGCAGAATGGGGTTTAAATATGCGTTTAGATAGTACTGCAAGGTTTCCTTATAATATGACACTTGGTGCTGTAAGTGATAACGATTTGGTTAGAAAAGTTGGTCATAAAATTGGTGAGCATTGCAATCGTTTGGGAGTTCATATTAATTTTGCACCTGTAGTAGATATCAATACAAACTCTAAAAACCCGATAATTGGTGTGCGTTCTTTTGCAGAAAATAAAATAAATGTCACCAATAAAGCAATTGCATTTACAGAAGGTTTACAAAGTTTAAATGTATTGGCATGTGCAAAGCATTTTCCTGGGCATGGAGATACCGACAAAGATTCTCATAAAACGTTGCCAACTGTTTCGTTGTCAAAAGAAAGAATTGATTCGGTTGAATTTTATCCCTATAAAAAATTGTTTAAAAACAACATTGCAGGTGTTATGGTTGCGCATTTGAATGTACCAAGTTTAGAAAGTACAGACGGACTTCCATCTTCATTGTCATATCATATTGTTTCAGATATTTTAAAAGAGAAACTGCAATTTAAAGGACTCATTTTTACGGATGCTTTAAATATGAAAGGGGCTTCAAACTATAAAGAAACTGGAGATATAGATTTGGCGGCGTTTATGGCTGGAAACGATATTTTGGTTTTAACAGAAGATGTTTCGAAAGGAATGTTAAAAATTATAGAAGCTTATAATAAAACAGAAATTACAGAAGAAAGGTTAGCGCATTCGGTTAAAAAGATTCTTACAGCTAAATTTAAGGTGCAGTTAAATAATTTTAAACCCATTGAAACAGCAAACCTTATTAGCGATTTAAATGATGAAACAAATGATGCACTAAACGAAGAAATATTTATAAATGCAATTACTACACTAAAAAATACGGATGAAATACTTCCGATAATAAAAGAAGAAAAAATAGCATTTGTGCATTTAGGTGATGGAAATTCTGCTGCATTTTTAGAAGAAATAAAGGCACATGTAACTGTTGATGTATTTTCTAATGCTACAAGTAAAAAGTTGCTTAAAAAACTCAAAAATTATGATAAAGTTATTATTGGTTATCATCGTTTAAATAGCCGACTAACTTCAAAAATTTCTAAAAAAGATCAGCAGATGATTGAAGAAATTGCGAAAAACAATAAAGTAGTTTTAGACGTATTTGCAAGTCAGTATTGTTTAGAAAACCTTTCATTTGAAAATATTGAAGCAACAGTTATTTCTTATGAAAATACTGATATTGCTCAAAAAATATCTGCACAAATTATTGTAGGAAATAAGGAAGCAAAAGGGAAATTACCCGCTTCTATAAACAACGATTTTGTAACAGGTAACGGAATTGAATTATTAAATTAAAAAAAAACTTAAAGAGTGCTACTAATTATGAAAAACTACATACTACTATTATGCGCTTTTATTATAATCTCTTGTGGTTCTAAAAAGAACAAAGAAACAGTACATACAGATCAATTAGAAAAAAAAACCGCAACAAAAATTATTGTAGCTGCAAACTTAACCAAACAGTATTTACCAATACTTAAAGGTAAAAATGTTGGTGTTGTAGCAAACCAAACAAGTGTTATTTTTAAAGAGGAAACAAATATACATCTTGTTGATTCTTTAATTGCTCTAGGTGTAAACGTTACAAAAGTTTTTGCTCCAGAACATGGTTTTAGAGGGAAAGCAGACGCTGGAGAACATGTAGCAGATGGTGTTGATGCAAGTACAGGTTTGCCTATTGTTTCTTTATATGGAGCAAATAGAAAACCATCGCAGGAGCATTTAAAAGGTTTAGATGTTATGCTGTTCGATATTCAGGATGTAGGTGTCCGTTTTTACACCTATATTTCTACACTTCATAATGTAATGGAGGTTTGTGCTGAGTTAAATATTCCACTAATTGTTTTAGATAGGCCGAATCCTAATGGGCACTATATTGATGGTCCGGTGTTAGAACAAGAAGCAAAAAGTTTTGTAGGAATGCATCCAGTTCCTACGGTTTACGGAATGACAATTGGAGAATATGGTAAAATGATTAATGGCGAAAAATGGTTAGAAAACGGAATTCAGTGCGACCTTACGGTAATATCATTAAAGAATTACACACATCATTCTGAGTATGATTTACCAATACTTCCTTCACCAAACTTACCAAACGCAAAGTCTATTAATTTGTATGCTAGTTTGTGTTTTTTTGAAGGAACAAATGTAAGTGCTGGTAGAGGTACAGAAATGCAATTTCAAATTTTTGGTTCGCCTTTTTTACTTGAAAAATCTTTTGATTTTAGTTTTACACCACAACCTAATTTTGGGGCAAAACACCCGAAGCATGAAGGGGAAATGTGCTATGGAAGAGATTTAAGAAATACAGAGAAACTGAGTAGTTTAAATTTAAACTGGCTGATTGAATCGTATAAGAATACAGAAAATAAAGCCCAGTTTTTTAATAAATTCTTTCTAAAGTTAGCAGGAACCTCAAAATTACAAAAACAAATTGAGCAAGGAGTTTCGTTTGAAGATATAAAAGCAAGTTGGCAAAATGATTTAAATACATTTCAAGAGGTTAGAAAAAAATACCTCTTGTATTAATTGCTGCTATTCATTAAAAAAATAAGTAAACAGTCTTCAGTTAGTCATTCTTAATAAATTGCCAACTGAAGATTGCTCACTATATATTAGATTAAACCCGCTCTTTTTAATAAAGCATCTGGTTTTGGCTCTTTTCCTCTAAAACGCTTGTACAAAGTCATTGGTTTTTCTGTTCCTCCTTTAGAAAGTACATTTTCTTTGAATTTTGTAGCTACTTCTTTATTAAAAATTCCTTCTTCTAAAAAATATTCAAAAGCATCTGCATCTAAAACTTCTGCCCATTTGTAAGAATAATATCCTGCGGAATATCCACCTTGAAAAATATGTGAAAAAGCAGTACTCATTACATTTTCTGCAACATCAGGATATAATTTTGTTTCAGCAAAAGCACCGTTTTCAAACTCTTTTACAGATGTAATTGTCTCTGGCGACTCACCACCGTGCCATTGCATATCTAACAAACCAAAACTAAGTTGTCTTAACGTTTGCATTCCTTCATGAAAACTTGCCGATTCTTTAATTTTCTCAACATATTTCATCGGAATAATTTCTCCTGTTTCATAATGTTTTGCAAATAACTCTAAAGCTTCTTTCTCAAAACACCAATTTTCTAAAACTTGACTTGGTAATTCTACAAAATC from Polaribacter sp. ALD11 includes the following:
- a CDS encoding acyltransferase family protein, with the translated sequence MIVKERLKALDVLRGITIAAMILVNTPGSWSYVYWPLLHAKWHGFTPTDAVFPFFLFIVGVSIHFAFKNFKPKENPKALKKIIKRTFIIFAIGLFLNLYPKFNFETVRYFGVLQRIALAYGIGASICLLFNKRSLIYVTASILIIYWGLLYFLVPENPFEPQTNLVGKIDLYLFGSNHIWKGLGFPFDPEGLLSTLPSIATVLIGSLTGGFLSKPTDITLKIKRLLIYGFSLVVLGYVWSFVFPINKSLWSSSFVCFSAGFAMLLLAFLIWLIDVKKYNSWSQPFIHFGTNSLFIFVFSGLYIKTMIYLVKITNAQGETTSGLNYIYQNIFVPIAGNMNGSLLFAIAHILFFWCLVYILFRKKIFIKI
- a CDS encoding glycoside hydrolase family 3 N-terminal domain-containing protein; this encodes MKKSVSIFLALLAMIFSCDKKQTKSNISENTNQTKWVDSIYNTMTLKEKVGQLFMIAAYSNKEESHTDTIQKLIKENAIGGLVFFQGGPVRQAKQTNLYQSTSKVPLLIAMDAEWGLNMRLDSTARFPYNMTLGAVSDNDLVRKVGHKIGEHCNRLGVHINFAPVVDINTNSKNPIIGVRSFAENKINVTNKAIAFTEGLQSLNVLACAKHFPGHGDTDKDSHKTLPTVSLSKERIDSVEFYPYKKLFKNNIAGVMVAHLNVPSLESTDGLPSSLSYHIVSDILKEKLQFKGLIFTDALNMKGASNYKETGDIDLAAFMAGNDILVLTEDVSKGMLKIIEAYNKTEITEERLAHSVKKILTAKFKVQLNNFKPIETANLISDLNDETNDALNEEIFINAITTLKNTDEILPIIKEEKIAFVHLGDGNSAAFLEEIKAHVTVDVFSNATSKKLLKKLKNYDKVIIGYHRLNSRLTSKISKKDQQMIEEIAKNNKVVLDVFASQYCLENLSFENIEATVISYENTDIAQKISAQIIVGNKEAKGKLPASINNDFVTGNGIELLN
- a CDS encoding exo-beta-N-acetylmuramidase NamZ domain-containing protein: MKNYILLLCAFIIISCGSKKNKETVHTDQLEKKTATKIIVAANLTKQYLPILKGKNVGVVANQTSVIFKEETNIHLVDSLIALGVNVTKVFAPEHGFRGKADAGEHVADGVDASTGLPIVSLYGANRKPSQEHLKGLDVMLFDIQDVGVRFYTYISTLHNVMEVCAELNIPLIVLDRPNPNGHYIDGPVLEQEAKSFVGMHPVPTVYGMTIGEYGKMINGEKWLENGIQCDLTVISLKNYTHHSEYDLPILPSPNLPNAKSINLYASLCFFEGTNVSAGRGTEMQFQIFGSPFLLEKSFDFSFTPQPNFGAKHPKHEGEMCYGRDLRNTEKLSSLNLNWLIESYKNTENKAQFFNKFFLKLAGTSKLQKQIEQGVSFEDIKASWQNDLNTFQEVRKKYLLY